From the genome of Streptacidiphilus rugosus AM-16, one region includes:
- a CDS encoding DUF3311 domain-containing protein, translating into MTPVRIVCAVLLLAPFVALLWVSSYARMTPAFAGIPFFYWYQLMWVILSALLTGLAYLLFTREEKSRKALRDAGAAAGSAAADSAASGGEEA; encoded by the coding sequence GTGACGCCCGTGCGGATCGTCTGTGCGGTCCTGCTGCTCGCCCCCTTCGTGGCACTGCTCTGGGTCTCCTCGTACGCGCGGATGACACCCGCGTTCGCCGGGATCCCCTTCTTCTACTGGTACCAGCTGATGTGGGTGATCCTCTCCGCGCTCCTGACGGGCCTCGCCTACCTGCTGTTCACCCGGGAGGAGAAGAGCCGCAAGGCGCTCCGCGACGCGGGCGCGGCGGCCGGCTCAGCCGCCGCGGACTCCGCGGCCTCCGGGGGTGAGGAGGCGTGA
- the mctP gene encoding monocarboxylate uptake permease MctP, which yields MKTDWVALTVFLLFFALVTAVGFVAARWRRAENAHHLDEWGLGGRSFGTVVSWFLLGGDLYTAYTFIAVPALIYGVGAAGFYAVPYTIIAWPLVFLFLPRLWSVARSKGYVTLADFARGRYGSKSVALAVALTGILATMPYIALQLVGIQAVLDTLHVGGGSSWGKDLPLLIAFAVLAAYTYSSGLRAPALIAFVKDTLVYVVVIVAIIYIPIRLGGYGHIFHDAATALAKTNPATGKPRGALVSGPKAQWAYATLALGSAMALFMYPHSATGVMAAKDRLTVRRNLAIMPAYSLMLGLLSLIGFMAISAGVGKGVKGYNAQLAVPQLFQQMFPSWFAGVAFAAIGIGALVPAAIMSIAAANLFTRNVYKEFLKPNATPEDETKVAKLVSLVVKLGALGFVLGIDKQFSINLQLLGGIWILQTFPAIVGGLFTRWFHRWGLLAGWAAGMAYGTYEAYGVAAAGKPHSHFGGSSANIPVIGQIGYIGVTALVLNLAVAVVLTVGLRLIRSTEGLDETVPADYTSDVDQMEHTPPVIAPVTT from the coding sequence GTGAAGACCGACTGGGTCGCGCTGACCGTCTTCCTGCTCTTCTTCGCCCTCGTCACCGCCGTCGGCTTCGTCGCCGCGCGCTGGCGCCGCGCCGAGAACGCACACCACCTGGACGAATGGGGTCTGGGCGGACGCAGTTTCGGCACCGTGGTGAGCTGGTTCCTGCTCGGCGGGGACCTGTACACGGCCTACACCTTCATCGCCGTCCCGGCTCTGATCTACGGCGTGGGCGCGGCCGGCTTCTACGCCGTGCCGTACACGATCATCGCCTGGCCGCTGGTCTTCCTCTTCCTGCCGCGGCTCTGGTCGGTGGCCCGCAGCAAGGGCTACGTCACCCTGGCCGACTTCGCCCGCGGGCGCTACGGCAGCAAGAGCGTGGCCCTGGCCGTCGCCCTGACCGGCATCCTGGCCACGATGCCGTACATCGCCCTGCAGTTGGTGGGCATCCAGGCCGTGCTGGACACCCTGCACGTGGGCGGCGGCAGCAGCTGGGGCAAGGACCTGCCGCTGCTGATCGCGTTCGCCGTGCTCGCCGCCTACACCTACAGCTCGGGGCTGCGCGCGCCCGCGCTGATCGCCTTCGTCAAGGACACCCTGGTCTACGTCGTCGTCATCGTCGCGATCATCTACATCCCGATCCGGCTGGGCGGCTACGGCCACATCTTCCACGACGCGGCCACCGCCCTGGCCAAGACGAACCCGGCCACCGGCAAGCCGCGCGGCGCGCTGGTCTCCGGCCCGAAGGCGCAGTGGGCCTACGCGACGCTGGCACTCGGCTCGGCGATGGCGCTGTTCATGTACCCCCACTCGGCGACCGGCGTGATGGCCGCCAAGGACCGGCTGACGGTCCGGCGCAATCTCGCGATCATGCCGGCCTACTCGCTGATGCTCGGCCTGCTCTCGCTGATCGGCTTCATGGCCATCTCCGCGGGCGTCGGCAAGGGCGTCAAGGGCTACAACGCGCAGCTGGCCGTGCCGCAGCTGTTCCAGCAGATGTTCCCGAGCTGGTTCGCGGGGGTGGCCTTCGCCGCCATCGGCATCGGCGCCCTGGTCCCGGCGGCGATCATGTCGATCGCCGCGGCGAACCTGTTCACCAGGAACGTCTACAAGGAGTTCCTGAAGCCGAACGCCACCCCGGAGGACGAGACCAAGGTCGCCAAGCTGGTCTCGCTGGTGGTGAAGCTCGGAGCGCTGGGCTTCGTGCTCGGCATCGACAAGCAGTTCTCGATCAACCTGCAGCTGCTGGGCGGCATCTGGATCCTGCAGACCTTCCCTGCGATCGTCGGTGGTCTGTTCACCCGGTGGTTCCACCGCTGGGGTCTGCTCGCGGGCTGGGCGGCCGGCATGGCCTACGGCACCTACGAGGCCTACGGCGTGGCCGCGGCAGGCAAGCCGCACTCGCACTTCGGCGGCAGCTCGGCGAACATCCCGGTGATCGGCCAGATCGGCTACATCGGGGTGACCGCGCTGGTGCTCAACCTCGCCGTCGCCGTCGTGCTCACCGTGGGCCTGCGCCTGATCAGGTCGACCGAGGGCCTCGACGAGACCGTTCCCGCCGACTACACCTCCGACGTGGACCAGATGGAGCACACACCCCCCGTGATCGCCCCCGTCACCACCTGA
- a CDS encoding GNAT family N-acetyltransferase — MSIIVRPALPSEYDAAGHLVAEAFIADGHTERDGDYAKLLRDPRDRAVKAELLVAVEEESGTVLGSVTFAPPGSPYADLAVDREGEFRMLAVSTDAAARGRGVGELMVRAVIARSRELGLPRIVMSSQQRMRHAHRIYERLGFVRTPDRDWSPIPGVDLFTYALELVPEAGQPALSSRTE, encoded by the coding sequence ATGAGCATCATCGTCCGCCCCGCCCTGCCCTCCGAGTACGACGCCGCAGGTCACCTCGTCGCCGAAGCCTTCATCGCCGACGGCCACACCGAACGCGACGGCGACTACGCGAAGCTGCTCCGCGACCCCCGCGACCGCGCGGTCAAGGCGGAACTGCTCGTGGCCGTGGAGGAGGAGAGCGGGACCGTTCTCGGCTCGGTGACCTTCGCGCCGCCCGGCTCCCCCTACGCCGACCTCGCCGTCGACCGCGAGGGCGAGTTCCGGATGCTCGCCGTCTCGACCGACGCCGCCGCCCGTGGCCGCGGCGTCGGCGAGCTGATGGTGCGCGCCGTGATCGCGCGCAGCCGCGAGCTCGGACTGCCTCGGATCGTCATGTCCTCGCAGCAGCGGATGCGCCACGCGCACCGGATCTACGAGCGGCTCGGCTTCGTCCGCACCCCGGACCGCGACTGGTCGCCCATCCCCGGCGTCGACCTGTTCACCTACGCCCTGGAGCTGGTTCCCGAGGCCGGACAGCCGGCTCTCAGCTCTCGAACTGAGTAA
- a CDS encoding ribonucleoside-diphosphate reductase subunit alpha, translating into MTDTAVPTLPQPTQEPSGPSDAPGTALLVTLTERSVDLPQVDPGKVAAAALRGRSARADYAELRGLAMEAAAALIAEDPQYSRLAARLLAEEVREEAAGQGATCFAASVAVGHREGLIGDATAAFVAAHADELDAVVDPQGDDRFEYFGLRTVYSRYLLRHPITRQVIETPQQFMLRVACGLEVGGDEASVAEVASLYTLMSRLEYLPSSPTLFNSGTRHPQMSSCYLLDSPLDELDSIYDRYAQIARLSKHAGGIGLSYSRIRSRGSLIRGTNGQSNGIVPFLRTLDSSVAAVNQGGRRKGAACVYLETWHADIEEFLELRDNTGEEARRTHNLNLAHWIPDEFMRRVEADAEWSLFSPGDVPELVDLWGAEFDAAYAKAEQAGKAVRTVPARTLYARMMRTLAQTGNGWMTFKDASNRAANQTALPGRTVHSSNLCTEILEVTDDSETAVCNLGSVNLGAHLGADGEMDWERLDATVRTAVTFLDRVIDINFYPTPEAGTSNDRWRPVGLGVMGLQDVFFKLRLDFDSAEAKALSTRISERIMLAAYETSCDLAERLGRHAAYAETRAARGQLHIDHFAVAPSWPARWEALRARVAETGLRNSLLLAVAPTATIASIAGVYECIEPQVSNLFKRETLSGEFLQVNPYLVADLKRLGLWNAITREELREGNGSAQEITDLPEDLKRLYRTAWELPQRALIDLAAARMPYLDQSQSLNLFMAAPTIGKLSSMYAYAWKVGLKTTYYLRSRPATRIARAAVQQAQSVQEAEAVACSLENPESCEACQ; encoded by the coding sequence ATGACGGACACAGCCGTCCCCACCCTGCCCCAGCCCACCCAGGAGCCCAGCGGGCCGTCGGACGCCCCCGGCACGGCGCTTCTGGTCACGCTCACCGAGCGCTCCGTCGACCTGCCGCAGGTCGACCCGGGCAAGGTCGCCGCCGCCGCACTGCGCGGCCGCAGCGCCCGGGCGGACTACGCCGAGCTGCGGGGGCTGGCCATGGAGGCGGCCGCCGCGCTCATCGCCGAGGACCCGCAGTACTCGCGCCTCGCCGCGCGGCTGCTGGCCGAGGAGGTCCGCGAGGAGGCCGCCGGGCAGGGGGCGACCTGCTTCGCCGCGTCCGTCGCCGTGGGTCACCGCGAGGGCCTGATCGGCGACGCCACCGCCGCGTTCGTCGCCGCGCACGCGGACGAGCTGGACGCCGTCGTCGACCCGCAGGGCGACGACCGCTTCGAGTACTTCGGCCTGCGCACCGTCTACTCCCGCTACCTGCTGCGCCACCCCATCACCCGTCAGGTGATCGAGACCCCGCAGCAGTTCATGCTGCGCGTGGCCTGCGGCCTTGAGGTCGGCGGCGACGAGGCGTCGGTGGCCGAGGTCGCCTCGCTCTACACGCTGATGAGCCGGCTGGAGTACCTGCCCAGCTCGCCGACGCTGTTCAACTCCGGCACCCGGCACCCGCAGATGTCCTCCTGCTACCTGCTCGACTCGCCGCTGGACGAGCTGGACTCGATCTACGACCGCTACGCGCAGATCGCCCGGCTGTCCAAGCACGCCGGCGGCATCGGCCTCTCCTACTCGCGCATCCGCTCCCGCGGCTCGCTGATCCGCGGCACCAACGGCCAGTCCAACGGCATCGTGCCGTTCCTGCGCACGCTGGACTCCTCCGTGGCCGCGGTGAACCAGGGCGGCCGGCGCAAGGGCGCGGCCTGCGTGTACCTGGAGACCTGGCACGCGGACATCGAGGAGTTCCTCGAGCTGCGCGACAACACCGGCGAGGAGGCGCGCCGCACGCACAACCTCAACCTGGCGCACTGGATCCCCGACGAGTTCATGCGCCGCGTCGAGGCAGACGCCGAGTGGTCGCTCTTCTCGCCCGGCGACGTGCCCGAGCTGGTCGACCTGTGGGGCGCCGAGTTCGACGCCGCCTACGCGAAGGCGGAGCAGGCGGGCAAGGCCGTCCGCACGGTCCCCGCGCGCACCCTCTACGCCCGGATGATGCGCACCCTGGCGCAGACCGGCAACGGCTGGATGACCTTCAAGGACGCCTCCAACCGCGCCGCCAACCAGACCGCGCTGCCCGGCCGGACGGTCCACTCGTCCAACCTGTGCACCGAGATCCTGGAGGTCACCGACGACTCGGAGACCGCCGTCTGCAACCTCGGCTCGGTCAACCTCGGCGCGCACCTGGGCGCCGACGGCGAGATGGACTGGGAGCGCCTGGACGCCACCGTCCGCACCGCGGTGACCTTCCTGGACCGGGTCATCGACATCAACTTCTACCCGACCCCCGAGGCCGGCACGTCCAACGACCGCTGGCGCCCGGTGGGCCTGGGCGTGATGGGCCTGCAGGACGTCTTCTTCAAGCTGCGGCTGGACTTCGACTCGGCCGAGGCGAAGGCGCTGTCCACCAGGATCTCCGAGCGGATCATGCTCGCCGCCTACGAGACCAGCTGCGACCTGGCCGAGCGCCTGGGTCGCCACGCCGCCTACGCGGAGACCCGCGCCGCCCGCGGTCAGCTGCACATCGACCACTTCGCGGTGGCTCCCAGCTGGCCCGCGCGCTGGGAGGCGCTGCGCGCCCGCGTCGCCGAGACCGGCCTGCGCAACTCGCTGCTGCTGGCCGTCGCGCCGACCGCGACGATCGCCTCGATCGCCGGCGTCTACGAGTGCATCGAGCCGCAGGTCTCCAACCTGTTCAAGCGGGAGACCCTGTCTGGCGAGTTCCTGCAGGTCAACCCGTACCTGGTGGCGGACCTCAAGCGGCTGGGGCTGTGGAACGCGATCACCCGCGAGGAGCTGCGCGAGGGCAACGGCTCCGCCCAGGAGATCACCGACCTGCCGGAGGACCTCAAGCGCCTCTACCGCACCGCCTGGGAGCTGCCGCAGCGCGCGCTCATCGACCTGGCCGCGGCCCGCATGCCGTACCTGGACCAGAGCCAGTCGCTCAACCTCTTCATGGCCGCGCCCACCATCGGCAAGCTCAGCTCGATGTACGCGTACGCCTGGAAGGTCGGCCTGAAGACCACCTACTACCTGCGCTCGCGCCCGGCGACCAGGATCGCCCGCGCGGCCGTCCAGCAAGCCCAGTCCGTGCAGGAGGCCGAGGCGGTCGCCTGCTCCCTGGAGAACCCCGAGTCGTGCGAGGCCTGCCAGTAA
- a CDS encoding RNA polymerase sigma-70 factor, translating into MEKVEEFQELRPLLFSIAYRILGSVSEAEDAVQETWLRYDASATEPVSAKAYLSAVVTRISVDVLRSARVRREEYVGPWFPEPLLADPYEDPARAVELADSVSMAALLLLERLSPLERAVFVLREVFGFGFDEVAAAAGRSEAACRQLLVRARRHMEEGRPRFEADRREREELASRFFEALRDGDVAGLQELLAADVTMVGDGGGKAPQLARAIVGPRNVARLLASLFPLLAGLDVTTEPHEINGLPGAIVRDRDGRVVHTLALDVLDGRIQAIRIVLNPDKLAHLGPVADAWELSREVKQARRGGGSPEADADA; encoded by the coding sequence ATGGAGAAGGTCGAGGAGTTCCAGGAACTGCGCCCGCTGCTGTTCTCGATCGCCTATCGGATCCTGGGCAGCGTGAGCGAGGCGGAGGACGCGGTCCAGGAGACCTGGCTGCGGTACGACGCCTCGGCGACCGAGCCCGTGTCGGCCAAGGCCTACCTGTCGGCCGTGGTGACCCGGATCTCCGTCGACGTGCTGCGCTCGGCGCGGGTGCGGCGGGAGGAGTACGTCGGGCCGTGGTTCCCCGAGCCGCTGCTCGCCGACCCCTACGAGGACCCGGCGCGGGCGGTCGAGCTGGCCGACTCCGTCTCGATGGCGGCGCTGCTGCTGCTGGAGCGGCTGAGCCCGCTGGAACGCGCGGTCTTCGTGCTGCGCGAGGTGTTCGGCTTCGGATTCGACGAGGTCGCGGCGGCGGCCGGACGGTCCGAGGCGGCGTGCCGGCAGCTGCTGGTGCGGGCGCGGCGGCACATGGAGGAGGGCCGCCCGCGTTTCGAGGCCGATCGCCGGGAGCGGGAGGAGCTGGCGTCGCGCTTCTTCGAGGCGCTGCGGGACGGCGACGTCGCCGGGCTGCAGGAACTGCTCGCCGCCGACGTGACGATGGTCGGCGACGGCGGCGGCAAGGCTCCGCAGCTGGCCAGGGCCATTGTCGGCCCCCGGAACGTGGCCCGGCTGCTGGCCTCGCTGTTCCCGTTGCTGGCCGGCCTCGACGTGACGACGGAGCCGCACGAGATCAACGGCCTGCCGGGCGCGATCGTCCGCGACCGGGACGGCAGGGTGGTCCACACGCTGGCGCTGGACGTGCTCGACGGGCGGATCCAGGCGATCCGCATCGTGCTCAACCCCGACAAGCTGGCCCACCTGGGCCCGGTCGCGGACGCCTGGGAGCTCTCCCGCGAGGTGAAGCAGGCCCGCCGCGGCGGCGGATCCCCAGAAGCGGACGCCGACGCCTAG
- a CDS encoding histidine phosphatase family protein: MALTDQNPKAQRTAPRRLFPGLPGPLTLTAVRHGQSTANAAFHAAEAEGALDVGISCRDADLSLTSLGREEARALGRWLATRDGDGLPQSLWVSPYLRTQETAELVVEELDRAGLPLPELCTDERLRDRELGVLEMLTSAAIELRHPTEAARRRLLGELRWRPPGGESYSDVALRLRSALRDLYEAEANRRVLVVAHDAVVLLLRHVIDDLQEGELIEIGRAGAVTNTSVTRWIRDAKGALTLDRWNERPHLA, encoded by the coding sequence GTGGCACTGACCGACCAGAACCCGAAGGCACAGCGGACGGCACCGCGCCGGCTCTTCCCCGGCCTGCCCGGCCCGCTGACGCTGACCGCAGTCCGGCACGGCCAGAGCACCGCGAACGCCGCCTTCCACGCGGCCGAGGCGGAGGGGGCCCTGGACGTCGGCATCAGCTGCCGCGACGCGGACCTCTCGCTGACCTCCCTCGGCCGGGAGGAGGCCCGCGCGCTGGGCCGCTGGCTGGCCACCCGGGACGGCGACGGACTCCCGCAGAGCCTCTGGGTCTCCCCCTACCTGCGCACCCAGGAGACCGCGGAGCTCGTCGTCGAGGAACTGGACCGCGCCGGGCTTCCGCTGCCCGAGCTCTGCACCGACGAGCGGCTGCGCGACCGCGAGCTCGGCGTCCTGGAGATGCTGACCTCGGCGGCGATCGAGCTCCGCCACCCGACCGAGGCCGCACGCCGCCGCCTCCTCGGCGAGCTGCGCTGGCGCCCGCCGGGCGGCGAGTCCTACTCCGACGTGGCGCTGCGGCTGCGCAGCGCGCTGCGCGACCTGTACGAGGCGGAGGCCAACCGGAGGGTGCTGGTCGTGGCCCATGACGCGGTGGTGCTGCTGCTCCGCCACGTCATCGACGACCTTCAGGAGGGCGAGCTGATCGAGATCGGCCGGGCCGGAGCGGTGACCAACACCTCGGTCACCCGCTGGATCCGCGACGCCAAGGGCGCGCTGACCCTCGACCGCTGGAACGAGCGCCCGCACCTGGCGTGA
- a CDS encoding ribonucleotide-diphosphate reductase subunit beta, protein MSDPSKNILDPGFELTLRPMRYPDFYEHYRNAIKNTWTVEEVDLVSDVADLAKLSEGERHMLGRLVAFFATGDSIVSNNLVLTLYKHINSPEARLYLSRQLFEEAVHVQFYLTLLDTYLPDPEDRNAAFAAVENIPSIREKAQFCFRWMDSVEKLDSLQTKEDRRRFLLNLICFAACIEGLFFYGAFAYVYWFRSRGLLHGLATGTNWVFRDESMHMDFAFQVVDTVRAEEPDLWDDSMGERVTAMLEEAVEAELQFGRDLCGEGLPGMNADQMRQYLECVADQRLTRLGLPVRYGSENPFAFMELQNVQELTNFFERRVSAYQVAVEGSVSFDDDF, encoded by the coding sequence ATGAGTGACCCCAGCAAGAACATCCTGGACCCGGGCTTCGAGCTGACGCTCCGTCCGATGCGCTACCCGGACTTCTACGAGCACTACCGCAACGCGATCAAGAACACCTGGACCGTGGAGGAGGTGGACCTGGTCTCCGACGTCGCCGACCTGGCGAAGCTGTCGGAGGGCGAGCGGCACATGCTCGGCCGCCTGGTCGCCTTCTTCGCGACCGGCGACTCGATCGTCTCCAACAACCTGGTGCTCACCCTCTACAAGCACATCAACTCCCCGGAGGCGCGGCTCTACCTCTCGCGCCAGCTCTTCGAGGAGGCCGTGCACGTCCAGTTCTACCTGACGCTGCTGGACACCTACCTGCCCGACCCCGAGGACCGCAACGCGGCCTTCGCGGCGGTGGAGAACATCCCCTCCATCCGGGAGAAGGCGCAGTTCTGCTTCCGCTGGATGGACAGCGTGGAGAAGCTGGACTCGCTGCAGACCAAGGAGGACCGCCGCCGGTTCCTGCTGAACCTGATCTGCTTCGCCGCCTGCATCGAGGGGCTCTTCTTCTACGGCGCCTTCGCCTACGTGTACTGGTTCCGCTCGCGCGGCCTGCTGCACGGCCTGGCGACCGGCACCAACTGGGTGTTCCGCGACGAGTCCATGCACATGGACTTCGCCTTCCAGGTCGTCGACACGGTCCGCGCGGAGGAGCCGGACCTGTGGGACGACTCGATGGGCGAGCGGGTCACCGCGATGCTGGAGGAGGCCGTCGAGGCCGAGCTGCAGTTCGGCCGTGACCTGTGCGGCGAGGGCCTGCCGGGCATGAACGCGGACCAGATGCGCCAGTACCTGGAGTGCGTCGCCGACCAGCGCCTGACCCGCCTGGGCCTGCCGGTCCGCTACGGCTCGGAGAACCCGTTCGCGTTCATGGAGCTGCAGAACGTCCAGGAGCTGACGAACTTCTTCGAGCGTCGGGTCTCCGCGTACCAGGTCGCGGTCGAGGGCTCGGTCTCCTTCGACGACGACTTCTGA
- a CDS encoding AfsR/SARP family transcriptional regulator, whose translation MGRARFGLLGPLLVDGAPTPVGPPRPRALLAVLLLRANRPVPRRELAELLWDGRPPEHGARTVSSYAMRLRRALGPELAPRLTTHGHGYAFHVDPAELDVSRAERLREAALDASRGGDQREARSRAEEALELWRGDPLADIPEFLGRAAVLQHLTELRLQLTDLRLDAALALGDHHAVLPELRAATAHDPLHEPRIAQLMLALHRAGRRAEALETYVTAAASLSARAGLTPGPSLRALHLRLLSDDPSLTTPEPPTRPPGSDRPQAGALPEPPPATPEDAAAARPPARADGVRRASAHPPMPERPSRSPEEGTAADALPGESRAEGAPTDPVTPEQPSGSPKGGPVRRDTDPAAQRAAQAGDPPHDQRSPRGPDSGAGLKDPAGLPGEAAAVGTSLGGSEAGVGGEAAGRGPRRGRAVPRELPGAVRGFVGREAEEGKVEQLLLTAGEGGAAVVVVSGPGGIGKTALAVRVAQRLREEFPDGQLYAELGSADVATVQARFVAALGETEPLPQEPGARAARYRSLLARRRVLLVLDNASDSAQVRDLVPGDERCAVLVTSRSPLADLDGVRTLALPLLTDHQATALLAELIGRDRIEASPDAALATVLEACGGLPLALRIVGARLASRPAWPVSALATRLADRRGRLGELTAGELSVRAGLDVGYRGLHGRAVAQLPLGLAFRLLGAGGLPVWSTAAAAALFGTDETTADRVLDALADAQLLQAHRDGGYRCHDLVALYSAELSETEGTATSALARLADWYLRAVEAADRLLRPGGKPLVALPAVHPAAAGAEPASPVLPDAAASLNWLDAELGNLVVLIRRCWEAGLDAPAWQLPTLLFPFLVRRKYWLPWEESHALGLRAAARAGVAEREAELHNGMAMALALTGRADAAITHLETALELNRAAGAEYQIGRTLNNLGMAHRESGRPREAIGYLHQALEYRRRTGPGDGEAATWSGLGELHQDLEEFGRATDCYRRALALLRAGGNLHAQALTLNGMGESLIALGEHREAATCLRDACGILEETGDPMNLGIALGNLATALRRLGHRGEAEDADRRAQELMTETQLPHGHEPRRATALPATRNPLEQARPHA comes from the coding sequence GTGGGGCGGGCCAGGTTCGGCCTGCTCGGTCCGCTCCTCGTCGACGGGGCGCCGACTCCGGTCGGCCCGCCCCGTCCCCGTGCGCTGCTGGCCGTCCTGCTGCTGCGGGCGAACCGGCCGGTCCCCCGCCGGGAGCTGGCGGAACTGCTCTGGGACGGACGTCCGCCGGAGCACGGGGCGCGGACCGTCTCCAGCTACGCCATGCGGCTGCGGCGCGCCCTCGGCCCCGAGCTGGCGCCGAGACTGACCACGCACGGCCACGGCTACGCGTTCCACGTGGACCCGGCCGAGCTGGACGTCTCCCGCGCCGAGCGGCTGCGCGAGGCCGCGCTCGACGCGTCGCGCGGCGGCGACCAGCGGGAGGCGCGGAGCCGCGCGGAAGAGGCGCTGGAGCTGTGGCGCGGCGACCCGCTGGCGGACATACCCGAGTTCCTCGGGCGGGCCGCGGTCCTCCAGCACCTCACCGAACTGCGCCTGCAGCTGACCGACCTCCGGCTGGACGCCGCGCTGGCCCTCGGCGACCACCACGCCGTCCTGCCCGAACTGCGCGCCGCGACGGCGCACGACCCGCTCCACGAACCGCGGATCGCCCAGCTCATGCTCGCCCTCCACCGCGCCGGCCGCCGCGCCGAGGCACTGGAGACCTACGTCACCGCCGCCGCCTCCCTCTCCGCCCGGGCCGGCCTCACCCCGGGCCCCTCCCTCCGCGCCCTCCACCTCCGCCTCCTCTCCGACGACCCCTCCCTCACCACCCCCGAACCCCCCACCCGGCCGCCCGGCAGCGACCGACCGCAGGCAGGAGCCCTCCCCGAGCCCCCACCCGCGACACCGGAGGACGCCGCGGCGGCGCGCCCACCCGCGCGTGCGGACGGGGTCCGGCGAGCCTCGGCCCACCCACCGATGCCCGAGCGGCCGTCCCGCTCCCCGGAGGAGGGCACCGCGGCGGACGCACTCCCGGGCGAGAGCCGAGCAGAGGGAGCCCCGACCGACCCGGTCACGCCCGAGCAACCGTCCGGCTCCCCGAAGGGCGGCCCCGTGCGCCGCGACACCGACCCGGCCGCGCAGCGCGCGGCGCAGGCCGGCGACCCGCCGCACGACCAGCGCTCGCCCCGAGGTCCGGACTCCGGCGCCGGCCTCAAGGACCCGGCCGGCCTGCCCGGGGAGGCCGCCGCGGTCGGCACCTCCCTGGGCGGGAGCGAGGCCGGGGTGGGCGGTGAAGCCGCGGGGAGAGGGCCGCGCCGGGGGCGGGCCGTGCCACGGGAGTTGCCGGGGGCGGTGCGGGGGTTCGTGGGGCGGGAGGCGGAGGAGGGAAAGGTCGAACAGCTGCTGCTGACGGCCGGCGAGGGCGGCGCGGCGGTCGTCGTGGTGAGCGGGCCGGGCGGGATCGGGAAGACCGCGCTGGCGGTCAGGGTCGCCCAGCGTCTGCGCGAGGAGTTCCCCGACGGGCAGCTGTACGCGGAGCTCGGGTCCGCCGACGTCGCCACCGTGCAGGCGCGGTTCGTCGCCGCCCTCGGCGAGACCGAGCCGCTGCCGCAGGAACCGGGGGCGCGCGCCGCCCGGTACCGGAGCCTGCTCGCGCGGCGGCGCGTCCTGCTCGTGCTGGACAACGCCTCCGACAGCGCGCAGGTGCGTGACCTGGTGCCCGGTGACGAGCGCTGCGCCGTCCTGGTCACCAGCCGTTCGCCGCTCGCCGACCTCGACGGCGTCCGCACGCTCGCCCTGCCCCTGTTGACGGACCACCAGGCCACCGCCCTGCTCGCCGAACTGATCGGCCGCGACCGGATCGAGGCCTCCCCTGACGCCGCGCTCGCGACCGTACTGGAGGCCTGTGGCGGACTGCCGCTGGCCCTCCGGATCGTCGGCGCCCGCCTCGCCTCGCGGCCGGCCTGGCCGGTGTCCGCGCTGGCCACGCGGCTCGCGGACCGCCGGGGCAGGCTCGGTGAGCTCACCGCGGGCGAGCTGTCCGTCCGCGCGGGCCTCGACGTCGGCTACCGCGGCCTGCACGGGCGGGCGGTCGCACAGCTGCCGCTCGGCCTCGCCTTCCGGCTGCTCGGCGCGGGCGGACTGCCGGTCTGGTCGACGGCGGCGGCCGCCGCCCTCTTCGGCACCGACGAGACCACCGCCGACCGCGTGCTGGACGCCCTCGCCGACGCGCAGCTCCTGCAGGCGCACCGCGACGGCGGTTACCGGTGCCACGACCTGGTCGCCCTCTACTCCGCCGAGTTGAGCGAGACCGAGGGCACCGCCACGAGCGCGCTCGCCCGCCTCGCGGACTGGTACCTGCGCGCCGTCGAGGCCGCCGACCGGCTGCTGCGGCCGGGCGGCAAACCGCTCGTCGCCCTGCCCGCCGTCCACCCGGCCGCCGCCGGGGCGGAGCCGGCCTCCCCCGTCCTGCCCGACGCCGCCGCCTCGCTGAACTGGCTCGACGCCGAGCTCGGCAATCTCGTGGTGCTGATCCGCCGCTGCTGGGAGGCGGGCCTGGACGCTCCCGCGTGGCAGCTGCCGACGCTGCTCTTCCCGTTCCTGGTCCGGCGCAAGTACTGGCTGCCGTGGGAGGAGAGCCACGCGCTCGGGCTGCGCGCCGCCGCCCGCGCGGGCGTCGCGGAAAGGGAGGCCGAGCTGCACAACGGCATGGCCATGGCACTGGCCCTGACCGGCCGCGCCGACGCCGCGATCACGCATCTGGAGACCGCGTTGGAGCTCAACCGCGCCGCCGGCGCGGAGTACCAGATCGGCCGGACGCTGAACAACCTCGGCATGGCCCATCGCGAGAGCGGACGGCCCCGCGAGGCCATCGGCTACCTGCACCAGGCGCTGGAGTACCGACGCCGCACCGGCCCCGGCGACGGGGAGGCGGCGACCTGGTCGGGTCTGGGCGAACTGCACCAGGACCTCGAAGAGTTCGGACGGGCCACCGACTGCTACCGGCGGGCTCTCGCCCTGCTCAGGGCCGGGGGCAACCTCCACGCCCAGGCGCTGACGCTCAACGGCATGGGCGAGAGCCTGATCGCGCTCGGCGAGCACCGCGAGGCCGCCACCTGCCTGCGCGACGCCTGCGGAATCCTGGAGGAGACCGGCGACCCGATGAACCTGGGCATCGCCCTGGGCAACCTCGCCACCGCGCTGCGCCGGCTCGGCCATCGCGGTGAGGCGGAGGACGCCGACCGCCGCGCCCAGGAGCTCATGACGGAGACACAGCTCCCCCACGGCCACGAGCCGCGACGGGCGACGGCCCTGCCCGCCACCCGCAATCCGCTGGAACAGGCCCGCCCCCACGCCTGA